One region of Catenuloplanes indicus genomic DNA includes:
- a CDS encoding family 16 glycoside hydrolase, whose translation MRKRLSVAAVIVTSLIATPTPAFAVDPPAQEPGVTLRTYDIGLPLSKVCELKPGQTPNVDKLMPTIDWSTDADFGLQSNFVTHAIANLTAPSAGAYTFRLTSDDGSKLYVDDKLVIDHDGLHGVDPPKEGTIDLTAGVHPLRIEHFERDGGQELRLAWRTPGAGEFVTVPNSALTTDAGVVRVTAPGRKECVSGTDTPGDGLPLNAVNPGYDLANLRPPGFEPQVSGIAWRPDKKMVITTWGGSDTVAGEVYLVENVTGRTGPDSVTYKKIADGLKEPMGVAVVDGMVYVSQKHELTELRDTNKDDILDTRRTVATWPFGGNFHEFAFGLLYRNGKFYLNLSVSINYGGATTDPQPVGGRGTHIVVDRKSGEVTAVAGGLRTPNGIGWGPNNSIYVTDNQGGWLPSSKLIKIQDGAFYHHYMNPDGPFDAKAPTRPVLWLPQNQIGNSPSTPVLLDSGTYRGQLLIGDVTYGGLQRAALETVNGVEQGAVFRHTQGLEAGINRVSVGPDGAIYVGGLGADGNWGQEGKLRFGLQKLTPNKTSVFDMKTMKAVEGGFKLEYTEPLSDATIAKLPTAYQLEQWRYVPTAQYGGPEVDTETLQVTGAKVSSDRKTVTLTVPGLRRDRVVHLRSPRPFAAQDGETLWSTEAWYTMNELPGKKVQQVYYEAEEGNREGGASLATDHRGYSGIGFTAGFGKLNASTTVHVNVDKAGDYAVGLRYSNGPDPFSGTKTVSVHVNGRKVKQVSLPSTVTWEEWATVTEKLNLRRGANTVQYRVDALDTGHVNLDLISVREWNGKRVTLFDGTAASLDNWQHTDGRRPQWPVLPAAKATEVCCGDLRTKDAYGDYKLHVEFKVPLLPPDVTGQDRGNSGVYQQERYELQILDSFGDTTLNNNEAGAIYQLKPPDVNAATAPETWQTYDITFRAARYDAAGVKTENARITVVWNGKKIHDNVEIPAGTGGNIPEGPSTGAIRLQDHGNKVQYRNIWIEPAR comes from the coding sequence ATGAGAAAACGTCTGTCCGTGGCCGCCGTGATCGTCACGAGTCTGATAGCGACGCCCACACCGGCGTTCGCGGTCGACCCGCCAGCGCAGGAGCCGGGGGTGACGCTCCGGACGTACGACATCGGGCTGCCGCTCAGCAAGGTCTGCGAACTCAAGCCGGGGCAGACGCCCAACGTGGACAAGCTGATGCCCACGATCGACTGGTCCACCGACGCCGACTTCGGGCTCCAGTCCAACTTCGTCACGCACGCGATCGCGAACCTGACCGCGCCGTCCGCCGGTGCCTACACGTTCCGGCTGACCAGCGACGACGGCTCGAAGCTGTACGTCGATGACAAGCTCGTCATCGACCACGACGGGCTGCACGGCGTCGATCCGCCGAAGGAGGGCACGATCGACCTGACCGCGGGCGTGCACCCGCTGCGGATCGAGCACTTCGAGCGGGACGGCGGCCAGGAACTGCGGCTCGCCTGGCGTACCCCCGGCGCGGGTGAGTTCGTGACCGTGCCGAACAGCGCGCTGACCACGGACGCGGGCGTGGTGCGGGTGACCGCGCCGGGCCGCAAGGAGTGCGTGTCCGGCACCGACACGCCCGGCGACGGCCTGCCGCTGAACGCGGTCAACCCCGGGTACGACCTGGCGAACCTGCGCCCGCCGGGCTTCGAGCCGCAGGTGAGCGGCATCGCGTGGCGGCCGGACAAGAAGATGGTGATCACCACTTGGGGCGGGTCGGACACCGTCGCCGGCGAGGTGTACCTGGTCGAGAACGTGACCGGGAGGACCGGGCCGGACAGCGTCACGTACAAGAAGATCGCCGACGGGCTCAAGGAGCCGATGGGCGTGGCCGTGGTCGACGGCATGGTCTACGTGTCGCAGAAGCACGAGTTGACCGAGCTGCGCGACACCAACAAAGACGACATCCTGGACACCCGGCGGACCGTGGCCACCTGGCCGTTCGGCGGCAACTTCCACGAGTTCGCGTTCGGGCTGCTGTACCGGAACGGGAAGTTCTACCTGAACCTCTCCGTGTCGATCAACTACGGCGGCGCGACCACCGACCCGCAGCCGGTCGGCGGGCGTGGCACGCACATCGTGGTGGACCGCAAGAGCGGCGAGGTGACCGCGGTCGCCGGCGGCCTGCGCACGCCGAACGGCATCGGCTGGGGACCGAACAACTCCATCTACGTGACCGACAACCAGGGTGGCTGGCTGCCGTCGTCGAAGCTGATCAAGATCCAGGACGGTGCGTTCTACCACCACTACATGAACCCGGACGGCCCGTTCGACGCGAAGGCGCCGACCCGGCCGGTGCTGTGGCTGCCGCAGAACCAGATCGGCAACTCGCCGAGCACGCCGGTGCTGCTGGACTCCGGGACGTACCGTGGCCAGCTCCTGATCGGTGACGTCACCTACGGCGGGCTGCAGCGCGCCGCGCTGGAGACCGTCAACGGCGTCGAGCAGGGCGCGGTGTTCCGGCACACGCAGGGCCTCGAGGCCGGCATCAACCGCGTGTCGGTCGGCCCGGACGGCGCGATCTACGTCGGCGGGCTCGGCGCGGACGGCAACTGGGGCCAGGAGGGCAAGCTCCGCTTCGGGCTGCAGAAGCTCACGCCGAACAAGACCTCCGTCTTCGACATGAAGACGATGAAGGCGGTCGAGGGCGGCTTCAAGCTCGAGTACACCGAGCCGCTGTCCGACGCCACGATCGCGAAGCTGCCCACGGCGTACCAGCTGGAGCAGTGGCGGTACGTGCCGACCGCGCAGTACGGCGGCCCGGAGGTCGACACCGAGACGCTCCAGGTGACCGGCGCGAAGGTGTCCTCCGACCGGAAGACCGTCACGCTGACCGTGCCCGGCCTGCGCCGCGACCGCGTCGTCCACCTGCGCTCGCCGCGCCCGTTCGCGGCCCAGGACGGTGAGACGCTGTGGAGCACCGAGGCGTGGTACACGATGAACGAGCTGCCCGGCAAGAAGGTGCAGCAGGTCTACTACGAGGCCGAGGAGGGCAACCGGGAGGGCGGCGCGTCGCTGGCCACCGACCACCGCGGCTACTCCGGCATCGGCTTCACCGCCGGCTTCGGCAAGCTCAACGCGTCCACCACCGTGCACGTCAACGTGGACAAGGCCGGCGACTACGCGGTCGGGCTGCGTTACTCCAACGGCCCGGACCCGTTCAGCGGCACCAAGACGGTCAGCGTGCACGTCAACGGGCGCAAGGTGAAGCAGGTGTCGCTGCCGTCCACCGTCACCTGGGAGGAATGGGCGACCGTCACCGAGAAGCTCAACCTGCGCAGGGGCGCCAACACCGTCCAGTACCGGGTGGACGCGCTCGACACCGGCCACGTCAACCTCGACCTGATCAGCGTCCGCGAGTGGAACGGCAAGCGGGTCACGCTCTTCGACGGTACGGCCGCGTCGCTGGACAACTGGCAGCACACGGACGGCCGCCGTCCGCAGTGGCCGGTCCTGCCCGCGGCGAAGGCGACCGAGGTGTGCTGCGGCGACCTGCGCACCAAGGACGCGTACGGCGACTACAAGCTGCACGTCGAGTTCAAGGTGCCGCTGCTGCCGCCGGACGTCACCGGCCAGGACCGCGGTAACAGCGGCGTCTACCAGCAGGAGCGCTACGAGCTGCAGATCCTCGACTCGTTCGGCGACACCACGCTGAACAACAACGAGGCCGGCGCGATCTACCAGCTGAAGCCGCCGGACGTGAACGCGGCCACCGCACCGGAGACGTGGCAGACGTACGACATCACGTTCCGCGCGGCCCGCTACGACGCGGCCGGCGTCAAGACCGAGAACGCGCGCATCACGGTCGTCTGGAACGGCAAGAAGATTCACGACAACGTGGAGATCCCGGCCGGTACCGGCGGCAACATCCCGGAGGGCCCGTCCACCGGCGCGATCCGCCTCCAGGACCACGGTAACAAGGTCCAGTACCGCAACATCTGGATCGAACCGGCGCGGTAA
- a CDS encoding sensor histidine kinase — MTLRRSLLLAMTGLTALGLLVVTGTAAVVLHAYLIHRTDDQLRAAAELARHRYQLDTLPPERRPQTVREIISPTEFLIEVRGDRIGTLRLMGTVPLPSRPLLDRADPDDPDPQNVAGFRAVVVHDRGLTILVALPLDRAGDTVTRLAVVAATTSLAVLAVLAVFGRWLLIRRLRPLDEIATAATELADGHLDRRVPDPPHGPRTEVGRLTGAVNGMLSRIQAALAARERSEARMRDFVADASHELRTPVTAIRGYLQLIRTGVVDLNDRPDVLRRLEQEANRMSALVTSLLYLARLDAEPPVRHGPVDLAALARDAVADAAAVEPDRPLTVAAPDRCVLTGDEDSLRRVLANLLGNVRAHTPPGTAARVTVTDSPDRVRVAVTDDGPGLDAAAATHAFDRFWRAGAARSGPDGAGLGLAIVAAVVRAHGGETGADGSTVWFTLPR, encoded by the coding sequence GTGACGCTGCGCCGTTCGCTGCTGCTGGCGATGACCGGGCTGACCGCGCTCGGCCTGCTGGTCGTGACCGGCACGGCCGCGGTGGTGCTGCACGCCTATCTGATTCACCGCACCGACGACCAGCTGCGGGCCGCGGCGGAGCTGGCCCGGCACCGCTATCAGCTGGACACGCTGCCGCCGGAACGCCGTCCGCAGACGGTCCGGGAGATCATCTCGCCGACCGAGTTCCTGATCGAGGTGCGCGGTGACCGGATCGGCACGCTACGCCTGATGGGCACGGTCCCGCTGCCGTCCCGCCCGCTGCTCGACCGCGCCGACCCGGACGACCCGGACCCGCAGAACGTGGCCGGCTTCCGCGCCGTGGTGGTCCACGATCGCGGCCTGACGATCCTGGTCGCGTTGCCGCTGGACCGGGCCGGGGACACGGTGACCCGGCTGGCCGTGGTCGCCGCGACCACCTCGCTGGCCGTGCTGGCCGTGCTCGCCGTGTTCGGCCGGTGGCTGCTGATCCGGCGGCTGCGCCCGCTCGACGAGATCGCGACGGCCGCCACCGAGCTCGCCGACGGGCACCTGGACCGGCGGGTGCCGGATCCGCCGCACGGCCCGCGGACCGAGGTCGGGCGGCTGACCGGCGCGGTCAACGGCATGCTGTCCCGGATCCAGGCCGCGCTGGCCGCCCGGGAACGCTCGGAGGCGCGGATGCGCGACTTCGTGGCGGACGCCTCGCACGAACTGCGCACGCCGGTCACCGCGATCCGCGGTTATCTGCAGCTGATCCGTACCGGCGTGGTGGATCTGAACGACCGGCCGGACGTGCTGCGCCGGCTGGAGCAGGAGGCGAACCGGATGAGCGCGCTGGTCACGTCGCTGCTCTACCTGGCCCGGCTGGACGCGGAGCCGCCGGTCCGGCACGGGCCGGTCGATCTGGCCGCGCTGGCCCGGGACGCGGTCGCGGACGCGGCCGCGGTGGAGCCGGACCGCCCGCTGACCGTGGCCGCGCCGGACCGCTGCGTGCTCACCGGCGACGAGGACTCACTGCGCCGGGTGCTGGCGAACCTGCTCGGCAACGTGCGCGCGCACACGCCGCCGGGCACGGCCGCGCGGGTCACGGTGACGGACTCGCCGGACCGGGTCCGGGTGGCGGTCACCGACGACGGGCCCGGCCTGGACGCGGCGGCGGCCACGCACGCGTTCGACCGGTTCTGGCGGGCCGGCGCCGCGCGTTCCGGGCCGGACGGCGCCGGGCTGGGGCTCGCGATCGTGGCCGCGGTGGTGCGCGCGCACGGCGGCGAGACCGGCGCCGACGGCTCCACCGTGTGGTTCACGCTGCCGCGCTGA
- a CDS encoding response regulator transcription factor, whose product MTARILVVDDAPNLVDLLRTVLEFHGFTVHAATSAAGAVEAASAYRPDLILLDVMLPDGDGMDVCRRLRAAGSDAAIVFLTARDARADEVAGLAYGGDDWITKPFDMDVLLARVRAVLRRARAAPPERDPTLRYADLELHPDTLEVRRAGREVRLSPTELRLLRYFLENPGRVLSRAQIYRAVWEYELDAGSNVVDTYVGYLRRKLDPLGPPLLVTHRGFGYALRAARP is encoded by the coding sequence ATGACCGCCCGCATCCTCGTCGTCGACGACGCGCCGAACCTGGTGGATCTCCTCCGTACCGTGCTGGAGTTCCACGGCTTCACCGTGCATGCGGCGACGAGCGCGGCCGGCGCGGTCGAGGCCGCGTCCGCGTACCGCCCGGATCTGATCCTGCTGGACGTGATGCTGCCGGACGGCGACGGCATGGACGTGTGCCGGCGGCTGCGCGCGGCCGGGTCGGACGCCGCGATCGTGTTCCTGACCGCGCGCGACGCCCGCGCGGACGAGGTCGCCGGGCTCGCCTACGGCGGCGACGACTGGATCACGAAGCCGTTCGACATGGACGTGCTGCTGGCCCGCGTACGTGCGGTGCTGCGCCGGGCCCGCGCCGCGCCGCCGGAGCGGGACCCGACGCTGCGGTACGCCGACCTGGAGCTGCACCCGGACACGCTGGAGGTGCGCCGGGCGGGCCGGGAGGTGCGGTTGTCCCCGACCGAGCTGCGGTTGCTGCGCTACTTCCTGGAGAACCCGGGCCGGGTGCTGTCGCGCGCGCAGATCTACCGGGCGGTCTGGGAGTACGAGTTGGACGCCGGTTCCAACGTGGTGGACACTTACGTCGGGTATCTGCGCCGCAAACTCGATCCGCTCGGCCCGCCGCTGCTGGTCACGCACCGCGGCTTCGGCTACGCGCTGCGGGCGGCCCGGCCGTGA
- a CDS encoding AfsR/SARP family transcriptional regulator encodes MLGPLTVRYGGRDGLMPGAKARTVLGHLVAHAGHLVTTDALIAEVWAGTPPATAANTLPGRGRGHVCST; translated from the coding sequence GTGCTGGGACCCTTGACGGTGCGTTACGGCGGGCGGGACGGGTTGATGCCGGGCGCGAAGGCGCGGACCGTGCTCGGGCACCTGGTCGCGCACGCGGGGCACCTCGTGACGACGGACGCGCTGATTGCCGAGGTGTGGGCCGGTACGCCACCGGCCACGGCCGCGAACACGCTGCCCGGCCGGGGCCGCGGTCATGTGTGCTCGACGTAG
- a CDS encoding MMPL family transporter: MSTIESGAMHRVMTRCGRFTTRRPWPVIAAWLLLTVTVAALVLAFGRPVDEDATLPGSTGQHGRDVLEAHFAGAGNATGQVILRSAGARLDDPAVAAGIARSADRIRAVEHVDSVGPPVLGTDGRTGYLDVALDVGPQELTRATTVDVMDAAATPGLETLPGGALTRARNSTGHSELIGVTVALAVLVVAFGGLVAAALPLVTAAIVLVAGIGAIGLAGHLTGIPSVATTLGTMIGLGVGIDYALFLITRYRALLARGRDVRDAITETVASSGSAIVFAGGTVVVALCGLGVAGIPILATLGWTAGLVVVVAVASATTLLPALLTLLGTRVDALPVRRARAGRESGWGRLAGRVIRRPWRYALTSGLLLLALAAPAAAMTLGQTDAGDKPVSSAERAGYDAMAAAFGPGINGPLTVVAELSPAATGPGDPRLAALAGAVAGVPGVARANPPRLAPDGQVASVRVIPDTAPSDPATLDTAGRLAALDVAGVSVSVTGQTAIRGELAGRVADRMPLVIVVVVLLSGLLVLVAFRAPVVAAKAALMNLLSVAAAYGALTAVFQWGWGAALIGLDGPVPIEAYVPMMLFALLFGLSMDYEVFLLTAVREHWDRTGDNRRAVRDGLAETGVVITSAALIMVCVFASFVLGDEPVIKMMGLGLAVAIAVDATVIRGLLVPAVMTLLGDVNWWTPRRRAAAVMPERAA, translated from the coding sequence ATGAGCACGATCGAGAGCGGCGCGATGCACCGGGTGATGACCCGGTGCGGACGCTTCACCACCCGCCGTCCGTGGCCGGTGATCGCCGCCTGGCTGCTGCTCACCGTCACGGTCGCCGCGCTGGTGCTGGCGTTCGGCCGGCCGGTCGACGAGGACGCCACGCTGCCCGGCAGCACCGGCCAGCACGGCCGCGACGTGCTGGAGGCGCACTTCGCCGGTGCGGGCAACGCGACCGGCCAGGTGATCCTGCGCTCGGCCGGTGCGCGCCTGGACGACCCCGCGGTCGCGGCCGGGATCGCCCGGTCCGCGGACCGGATCCGCGCGGTGGAGCACGTCGACTCGGTCGGCCCGCCGGTGCTCGGCACGGACGGCCGCACCGGGTACCTGGACGTGGCGCTGGACGTCGGCCCGCAGGAGCTGACCCGGGCGACGACCGTGGACGTGATGGACGCGGCCGCGACACCCGGCCTGGAGACGCTGCCCGGCGGCGCGCTGACCCGCGCGCGGAACAGCACCGGGCACAGCGAGCTGATCGGCGTCACGGTCGCGCTGGCCGTGCTCGTCGTCGCGTTCGGTGGCCTGGTCGCGGCCGCGCTGCCGCTCGTCACCGCCGCGATCGTGCTGGTCGCCGGGATCGGCGCGATCGGCCTGGCCGGGCACCTGACCGGCATCCCGTCCGTGGCGACCACGCTCGGCACGATGATCGGTCTCGGCGTCGGCATCGACTACGCACTGTTCCTGATCACCCGTTACCGGGCGCTGCTGGCCCGCGGGCGCGACGTGCGGGACGCGATCACCGAGACCGTGGCGTCGTCCGGCAGCGCGATCGTCTTCGCCGGCGGGACCGTGGTGGTGGCGCTGTGCGGGCTGGGCGTGGCCGGCATACCGATCCTGGCCACGCTCGGCTGGACGGCCGGGCTCGTCGTGGTGGTCGCGGTCGCGTCCGCCACCACGTTGTTGCCGGCGCTGCTCACGCTGCTCGGCACGCGCGTCGACGCGCTGCCGGTGCGCCGGGCCCGCGCCGGGCGCGAGTCCGGGTGGGGCCGGCTGGCCGGCCGGGTGATCCGCCGCCCCTGGCGGTACGCGCTGACCAGCGGCCTGCTGCTGCTCGCGCTGGCCGCGCCCGCCGCGGCGATGACGCTGGGCCAGACCGACGCCGGTGACAAGCCCGTGTCCTCGGCCGAGCGGGCCGGATACGACGCGATGGCCGCGGCGTTCGGGCCCGGCATCAACGGACCGCTCACCGTGGTCGCCGAGCTGAGCCCGGCCGCCACCGGACCGGGCGACCCGCGGCTGGCGGCGCTGGCCGGCGCGGTGGCGGGCGTGCCCGGCGTGGCGCGGGCGAACCCGCCCCGGCTGGCCCCGGACGGGCAGGTCGCGTCCGTGCGCGTCATCCCGGACACCGCGCCGTCCGACCCGGCCACGCTGGACACGGCCGGCCGGCTGGCCGCGCTGGACGTAGCCGGAGTGTCAGTCTCGGTCACCGGGCAGACCGCGATCCGCGGCGAGCTGGCCGGCCGCGTCGCGGACCGGATGCCGCTGGTGATCGTGGTGGTGGTGCTGCTCAGCGGCCTGCTGGTGTTGGTCGCGTTCCGGGCGCCGGTGGTCGCGGCGAAGGCGGCGCTGATGAACCTGCTGTCCGTGGCCGCGGCCTACGGCGCGCTGACCGCGGTGTTCCAATGGGGGTGGGGCGCGGCGCTGATCGGGCTGGACGGCCCGGTGCCGATCGAGGCGTACGTACCGATGATGCTGTTCGCCCTGCTCTTCGGACTGTCCATGGACTATGAGGTCTTCCTGCTCACCGCGGTCCGCGAGCATTGGGACCGGACCGGGGACAACCGCCGCGCGGTTCGGGACGGCCTGGCCGAGACCGGTGTGGTGATCACCTCGGCCGCGCTGATCATGGTGTGCGTGTTCGCGAGTTTCGTGCTCGGCGACGAACCGGTGATCAAGATGATGGGCCTCGGCCTGGCCGTGGCGATCGCGGTCGACGCCACGGTGATCCGCGGCCTGCTGGTCCCGGCCGTGATGACGCTGCTCGGTGACGTGAACTGGTGGACGCCCCGCCGCCGGGCCGCGGCCGTGATGCCGGAGCGGGCCGCCTGA
- a CDS encoding LmeA family phospholipid-binding protein, with protein MPRRPSKTVIVAAAVAALAALLVADRVAAALAGDRLAARLSCAAGTTGDVDVTVRGFPFLTQLVRGEFDGAGLRADRVTVRDLTLDQVRVEARGLRGTSVDALTASAVLPYTVLSGRGLPGAEFGGDGGRLTITTSVPVRGLTMPATVYADLAVDGNGLTVTPGEIELTGLGLRVPASRLPDGLAAARTVPLPTLPDGLAYQRISATAGGLLLTVAGTGLDLGAGRDDDDNDNTCGGTDG; from the coding sequence GTGCCCAGAAGACCTTCGAAGACCGTGATCGTGGCCGCTGCCGTCGCCGCACTGGCCGCGCTCCTCGTGGCCGACCGGGTCGCGGCGGCCCTGGCCGGTGACCGGCTGGCGGCGCGGCTGAGCTGCGCGGCCGGGACCACCGGCGACGTGGACGTGACGGTCCGCGGCTTCCCGTTCCTGACCCAGCTGGTGCGCGGCGAGTTCGACGGCGCCGGCCTGCGCGCGGACCGGGTGACGGTCCGCGACCTGACGCTCGATCAGGTGCGCGTGGAGGCGCGCGGCCTGCGGGGCACGTCCGTGGACGCACTGACCGCGAGCGCCGTGCTGCCGTACACGGTCCTGTCCGGCCGGGGGCTGCCCGGCGCCGAGTTCGGCGGGGACGGCGGCCGGCTCACCATCACCACGTCGGTGCCGGTCCGCGGTCTGACCATGCCCGCCACCGTGTACGCGGACCTGGCCGTGGACGGCAACGGGCTGACCGTCACGCCCGGCGAGATCGAGCTGACCGGCCTGGGCCTGCGCGTGCCCGCGTCCCGCCTGCCGGACGGCCTGGCCGCCGCGCGCACGGTCCCGCTGCCCACGCTCCCGGACGGCCTCGCCTACCAGCGGATCTCCGCGACCGCCGGCGGCCTGCTGCTCACGGTGGCCGGCACCGGCCTCGACCTCGGCGCCGGCCGCGACGACGACGACAACGACAACACCTGTGGGGGTACGGACGGATGA